The proteins below are encoded in one region of Longimicrobiales bacterium:
- the rpmB gene encoding 50S ribosomal protein L28: MARVCYVCTKGTTFGKNVSHANNKTRRSWLPNLRRVHIVTAEGDRKHVRVCTRCLSAGKVRKA; this comes from the coding sequence ATGGCTCGGGTTTGTTACGTTTGTACGAAGGGCACCACGTTCGGCAAGAATGTGAGTCACGCCAACAACAAGACGCGGCGCAGCTGGTTGCCGAATCTTCGTCGTGTTCATATTGTCACCGCCGAGGGCGACCGGAAGCACGTTCGCGTGTGCACCCGCTGCCTCTCGGCCGGGAAGGTTCGCAAGGCGTAG